Proteins encoded within one genomic window of Bradyrhizobium sp. 186:
- a CDS encoding SDR family oxidoreductase — protein sequence MFDLKGKVVAITGASSGIGEAAARLLATAGAKVVLGARRTDRLEAIVAHIRREGGDADFLTIDVSKRKDLERLVKKAGDRFGRLDVLIGNAGLMPLSPLDQLKVDEWERMIDVNIKGVLYGIAAALPIFRKQGSGHFINISSVAGHRVSPNGAVYAGTKFAVRAISEGLRQEVGNKVRVTVISPGAVESELSSTISDPDVKQQIDDYRKMAIPAEAIASAMAYAIGQPTNVDVNEILIRPTAQPT from the coding sequence ATGTTTGACCTCAAGGGAAAAGTTGTCGCGATTACGGGCGCGTCCAGCGGAATTGGCGAGGCCGCCGCAAGGCTGTTAGCCACAGCAGGAGCCAAAGTCGTCCTCGGTGCGCGGCGGACAGACCGGCTCGAAGCTATTGTCGCCCATATTCGACGCGAGGGCGGAGACGCAGACTTCCTTACAATCGATGTCAGCAAGCGTAAGGACCTTGAACGGCTCGTGAAGAAGGCCGGGGATCGCTTCGGACGTCTTGACGTTTTGATCGGAAATGCCGGCTTGATGCCATTATCTCCTCTCGATCAATTGAAGGTCGATGAATGGGAACGGATGATCGATGTCAACATCAAGGGTGTGCTCTATGGGATCGCCGCAGCGTTGCCGATATTTCGCAAACAGGGGTCTGGTCATTTCATCAATATCTCGTCCGTGGCCGGCCACCGGGTCAGTCCGAATGGGGCAGTTTACGCCGGGACTAAATTTGCCGTGCGCGCCATTTCCGAAGGCTTACGGCAGGAAGTGGGTAATAAAGTCAGGGTTACAGTGATTTCACCCGGCGCGGTCGAGTCTGAATTGTCATCGACGATATCCGACCCGGACGTCAAACAGCAAATTGACGATTATCGAAAGATGGCCATTCCCGCAGAAGCGATTGCTTCAGCAATGGCTTATGCCATCGGACAGCCGACCAACGTGGACGTCAACGAAATCCTCATTCGGCCGACGGCGCAACCCACCTAG
- a CDS encoding IS3 family transposase (programmed frameshift) has protein sequence MSKRPRRNHTPAFKAKVALAAVKGDRTIAQLAEHFDVHPNQITAWKAQLEGGASGVFGSGNTAPSAPAIDVKSLHAKIGELTLENGFFRRRAHQGGIAERKAMIDRKHDLSITKQAEILKVSRGSVYYLPRPVSSADLEIMRQLDRLHLEYPFAGSRMLRGLLALQGCKIGRRHVKTLMRRMGIEALYRRPRTTKPEPGHKIYPYLLRGIEITRPNQVWAMDITYIPMAQGFVYLTVVLDWATRRVLSWRLSITMEAAFCVETLEDALARHGRPDIFNTDQGSQFTGAAFTGVLADNGIAISMDGKGAWRDNVFVERLWKSVKYEEVYLRAYETVSEARHSIGRYLDFYNGQRPHSSLDDRTPDQAYFDLPPLRAAA, from the exons ATGAGCAAACGACCGCGCCGGAACCACACACCGGCTTTCAAGGCGAAGGTGGCGCTTGCCGCCGTCAAGGGCGACCGGACGATAGCCCAACTGGCCGAACACTTTGATGTCCACCCCAATCAGATTACGGCCTGGAAGGCCCAGTTGGAGGGCGGTGCTTCCGGAGTTTTCGGATCGGGGAACACGGCGCCGTCCGCGCCTGCGATCGACGTGAAGTCGCTGCACGCCAAGATCGGGGAGCTGACGCTGGAGAACG GATTTTTTAGAAGGCGCGCTCACCAAGGCGGGATTGCTGAGCGCAAAGCGATGATCGACCGTAAGCACGATCTGTCGATCACCAAGCAAGCAGAGATTTTGAAGGTCAGCCGCGGCAGCGTCTACTATCTGCCGCGGCCGGTTTCTTCTGCCGACCTCGAGATCATGCGGCAGCTCGATCGGCTGCACCTGGAGTATCCCTTCGCCGGTTCGCGTATGTTGCGAGGCCTGTTGGCTTTGCAAGGGTGCAAGATCGGCCGCCGGCATGTGAAGACGCTCATGCGGCGGATGGGGATAGAAGCGCTCTATCGCCGTCCGCGCACCACGAAGCCCGAACCCGGCCACAAGATCTATCCGTATCTGCTGCGCGGCATCGAGATCACGCGGCCGAACCAGGTCTGGGCGATGGACATCACCTACATTCCAATGGCGCAGGGCTTCGTCTATCTCACCGTGGTGCTGGACTGGGCGACACGTCGTGTCCTGTCGTGGCGGCTGTCGATCACGATGGAGGCGGCCTTCTGCGTCGAGACGCTGGAGGATGCTCTCGCGCGTCACGGCAGGCCGGACATCTTCAACACCGACCAAGGCTCGCAGTTCACTGGTGCGGCCTTCACCGGCGTTCTCGCCGACAACGGCATCGCCATCAGCATGGATGGCAAAGGAGCCTGGCGCGACAACGTGTTCGTTGAGAGACTGTGGAAAAGCGTCAAATACGAGGAGGTCTATCTGCGAGCCTACGAAACCGTCAGTGAGGCGCGACATTCGATTGGCCGGTATCTCGACTTTTACAACGGACAACGACCACATTCGAGCCTTGACGACCGCACCCCGGATCAAGCCTACTTCGATCTTCCTCCGCTCCGCGCGGCGGCCTAA
- a CDS encoding GntR family transcriptional regulator, whose amino-acid sequence MVSPARGDYRRCQAEIPLIDLFKFAEPALFEAKPLQQTTRPFIALDLIIWYARFMDQTVDLSAQAEKTIREGIIRGTFGFGEKLSDRVLASSLGISRTPVREALASLAREGLVVIRPQSGTFVMVLDEESVHALCEMRTILELGALRILTDHPERLASAVSKQIAGGALAVEAKDVEEAERMDSAFHQAFVHAAENPLLAQAYQIITHKLDAIRHRLPPDLERMRRAVEQHRRIVDLTVTGRIAEANEELTSHLKIVQQLAMRIVRPLK is encoded by the coding sequence ATGGTCTCTCCTGCTCGCGGCGATTATCGCCGTTGTCAGGCAGAAATTCCACTTATCGACCTGTTCAAATTTGCGGAGCCGGCTCTATTCGAGGCCAAGCCGCTCCAGCAAACGACGCGCCCGTTCATTGCTCTCGATCTGATAATCTGGTATGCCAGATTTATGGACCAAACTGTAGATCTGAGCGCTCAAGCGGAGAAGACGATCCGCGAAGGTATCATCCGTGGGACATTCGGATTCGGCGAGAAGCTATCCGATCGCGTGCTCGCGTCGTCTCTAGGGATTAGCCGAACTCCGGTGCGAGAAGCTCTTGCCAGTCTCGCGCGGGAAGGACTGGTGGTGATCCGCCCCCAGAGTGGGACGTTCGTTATGGTCTTGGACGAGGAGTCCGTGCACGCCTTGTGTGAGATGCGCACGATTCTTGAGCTAGGCGCCCTTCGCATTCTTACGGATCATCCCGAGCGGCTCGCCAGTGCAGTTTCGAAACAGATTGCTGGTGGCGCGTTAGCAGTTGAGGCGAAGGACGTCGAAGAGGCCGAGCGAATGGACTCGGCGTTCCACCAGGCGTTTGTGCACGCAGCGGAAAACCCTCTCCTGGCCCAAGCATATCAAATCATCACGCATAAGCTCGATGCCATTCGCCATCGGTTACCTCCCGACCTTGAGCGGATGCGCAGAGCGGTGGAGCAGCATCGGCGGATAGTCGATTTGACGGTAACGGGCCGCATCGCTGAGGCGAATGAAGAGCTCACCTCGCACTTGAAGATCGTCCAGCAACTTGCCATGCGCATCGTCCGTCCGCTGAAGTGA
- the trxB gene encoding thioredoxin-disulfide reductase, which produces MTRFETKVLIIGAGPAGYTAAIYAARANLKPVLVTGIQPGGQLTTTTGVENFPGFAEAVQGPELMDQMRQQAEHVGTGIIYDTITSVDLSRDPIVAQGDSGDVYLADTLIIATGAQAKWLGRPGEADYSGYGISACAVCDGFFYRDKEVVVIGGGNMAVEEALYLTNHASKVTLVHRRDSLRAEPIMQGRLFAHSKINVMWNTEIVAFLGKDQPSPRLTGLQLRDRTTGTESVIAVDGAFVAIGHDPATALFRGQLDMTDDGYIKVAPWSTATSRKNVWSAGDVSDDRYKQAVVTAGMGCMAALEAEKYLADRASPAANRPPVGISRPAA; this is translated from the coding sequence GTGACCAGATTCGAAACGAAGGTCCTGATCATCGGTGCGGGGCCTGCCGGCTATACGGCCGCGATTTACGCGGCTCGGGCAAATCTCAAGCCCGTGCTGGTCACAGGGATACAGCCAGGCGGCCAGCTCACCACGACAACGGGTGTTGAGAATTTTCCCGGGTTTGCCGAGGCAGTCCAAGGGCCGGAGCTCATGGATCAAATGCGGCAGCAGGCCGAGCATGTGGGCACGGGCATCATCTACGACACCATCACTTCGGTCGACCTTTCGCGGGATCCAATCGTCGCCCAAGGCGACTCCGGCGATGTTTATCTGGCGGACACTCTGATCATCGCGACGGGCGCCCAGGCAAAATGGCTCGGTCGTCCCGGCGAAGCCGACTATTCGGGCTACGGCATCTCGGCTTGCGCTGTTTGCGATGGATTCTTCTATCGCGACAAAGAGGTCGTCGTCATAGGAGGCGGCAACATGGCCGTCGAAGAGGCTCTCTATCTGACCAACCACGCTTCCAAGGTAACGCTGGTTCATCGGCGCGACAGCCTCCGCGCCGAGCCGATCATGCAGGGTCGTCTCTTCGCCCACTCGAAGATCAATGTGATGTGGAATACCGAGATCGTCGCTTTCCTCGGAAAAGATCAGCCATCGCCCCGCCTGACCGGACTCCAGCTGCGCGACAGAACAACGGGAACTGAATCTGTGATCGCGGTCGACGGCGCGTTCGTGGCCATCGGTCATGACCCCGCGACGGCGCTCTTTCGAGGCCAGTTGGACATGACTGATGACGGCTACATCAAGGTTGCTCCGTGGTCGACGGCGACGTCGCGCAAGAACGTCTGGTCGGCGGGTGATGTGAGCGACGACCGTTACAAGCAGGCTGTCGTCACAGCTGGCATGGGCTGCATGGCGGCGCTCGAAGCAGAAAAATATCTAGCCGATCGCGCGTCACCCGCCGCGAACCGACCGCCCGTTGGAATCTCCCGGCCGGCGGCCTAG
- the dctA gene encoding C4-dicarboxylate transporter DctA, which produces MTTLLRSLSKNLTVQVLLALLLGAALGVLWPAVGVSMQMLSDIFIKLIKMVIPPIAFLTIVIGVAEVRDLRRLGRVGGQALIYFEVVSTIALVVGMIVMNVLKPGAGFDKAAVGSQAVDISKYKAAPVGSYFFDFLSGIVPDNAVAAFAKGDLLQIVFFGVLFGCAAVLVGDRARPFVLVAQSANDILFKIVGMIMRLAPIGAFGAMAFTVGRYGLGSILVLGHMLVAVYATCIIFMFVVLGAVARLNGFSFVRFLRYMADEALIVLGTCSSESVLPRLMDKLSQLGCSRSSVGLVLPIGYSFNADGTAIYLSMAALFIAQAYGIEMTVLQQIGLLLLLLITSKGSGSVAGSGFVVLAATLSATHVLPVEGLALLIGIDRFMSEARSVTNIIGNGVATVVVSKMSAEFDPAQADSAYAQRFGAGVKFNLKPFVTSADQEVVPAASMISPQPD; this is translated from the coding sequence ATGACGACATTGCTCCGAAGTCTCTCGAAGAATCTCACCGTGCAGGTCTTGCTGGCACTCTTGTTGGGCGCAGCACTGGGTGTGCTTTGGCCCGCTGTCGGAGTCTCGATGCAGATGTTGAGCGACATCTTCATCAAGCTAATCAAGATGGTCATTCCGCCAATCGCGTTTCTCACGATCGTTATCGGCGTTGCGGAAGTGCGTGACTTGCGTCGGTTGGGGCGCGTGGGCGGGCAAGCGCTGATCTACTTTGAGGTAGTCTCGACGATTGCTCTGGTCGTCGGCATGATCGTTATGAACGTCCTGAAGCCGGGCGCCGGCTTCGACAAGGCCGCCGTCGGCAGCCAGGCCGTCGACATATCCAAATATAAAGCGGCTCCCGTTGGGTCTTATTTTTTCGACTTCCTGTCTGGCATCGTTCCTGACAACGCGGTGGCGGCTTTTGCGAAGGGCGATCTGCTCCAAATCGTCTTCTTCGGAGTATTGTTCGGCTGTGCGGCCGTTCTAGTCGGTGATCGAGCGAGGCCCTTTGTTTTGGTGGCCCAGTCCGCGAACGATATTCTGTTCAAGATCGTCGGGATGATCATGCGGCTCGCGCCAATCGGCGCATTCGGCGCCATGGCGTTTACCGTAGGCCGCTACGGCCTCGGATCAATCCTTGTTCTGGGCCATATGCTGGTTGCCGTCTACGCGACCTGCATCATCTTCATGTTCGTCGTGCTCGGCGCGGTTGCCCGATTGAATGGCTTCAGCTTCGTTCGCTTTCTGCGCTACATGGCCGACGAGGCCCTCATCGTCCTCGGGACCTGCTCCTCAGAAAGCGTGCTGCCGCGGCTGATGGACAAGCTTTCACAGTTGGGATGTTCACGATCGAGCGTCGGACTCGTCCTTCCGATCGGTTACTCGTTCAATGCCGATGGCACTGCGATCTACCTTTCGATGGCTGCTCTTTTTATTGCGCAGGCTTATGGGATCGAAATGACCGTATTGCAACAGATCGGACTTCTGTTGTTGCTTCTCATCACCTCCAAGGGCTCCGGCTCGGTCGCGGGATCGGGGTTTGTGGTTCTCGCAGCGACACTCTCTGCCACGCATGTGTTGCCCGTGGAGGGACTCGCGTTGCTGATTGGTATCGATCGCTTCATGTCGGAAGCCAGATCCGTGACGAACATCATCGGAAATGGCGTCGCGACCGTCGTCGTTTCAAAAATGAGCGCAGAATTCGATCCGGCGCAGGCCGATTCTGCTTATGCGCAGCGGTTTGGTGCGGGGGTGAAGTTTAACCTCAAACCCTTTGTGACTTCTGCCGACCAAGAGGTGGTCCCGGCAGCGTCGATGATATCGCCGCAGCCGGACTAA
- a CDS encoding thioredoxin family protein, with the protein MTVDISERQQDGVLIFAKRECETCQMVEPVFGQIADNLPTVIYTQDDPTFPSCVAAIDDTSLESSFSFDIEAVPTLVRIRDGKEIARTYGWNRHDWETITGLKALGEGLPDMRPGCGSKSREPGVHDALRAKYGKLDYKSRQIRLGEWDDDIEACFDRGFSDGLPVVPPTDVRILRMLEGTTRKPDEIIGDVPPNLSPITVEKVAINAVMAGCRPEYMPVVLTALEAALDPLFTMHGLLCTTCFSGPIVVVNGPIAREIGMNSGINCLGQGNRANATIGRALQLIIRNVGGGRPGELDRAVLGGPGKYTFCFTEDESDPTWMPLSVARGIGRDKNAVTLFQGDGIQGFLDQRSRTPEELTKSLAMSLLAVGHPKLCEFTNAMLVLVPEHYAIFREAGWDRGRITEELHRAMVRPGKDVIQGAHGVGEGIDRKRVDEMVNKFWPEGLLIVQAGGQAGLFSAICAGWTGGRFRNESKPVTREITI; encoded by the coding sequence ATGACCGTGGATATCAGCGAGCGACAGCAGGATGGTGTTTTGATCTTCGCCAAACGCGAATGCGAGACCTGCCAAATGGTCGAACCGGTATTTGGGCAGATTGCCGACAACCTACCGACCGTCATCTATACGCAGGACGATCCGACCTTTCCGTCGTGCGTCGCAGCAATTGACGATACGTCGCTCGAATCGTCTTTCTCGTTCGATATCGAAGCCGTTCCGACGCTCGTCCGCATAAGAGATGGTAAGGAGATCGCGCGAACCTACGGTTGGAATCGTCACGATTGGGAGACGATTACGGGTCTCAAAGCTCTTGGAGAGGGCTTGCCCGACATGCGGCCCGGGTGCGGCTCGAAATCACGGGAGCCGGGCGTTCACGACGCCTTGCGCGCGAAGTACGGTAAGCTTGACTACAAGTCGCGGCAGATCCGGCTCGGCGAGTGGGATGACGATATCGAAGCTTGCTTCGATCGAGGTTTCAGCGACGGGCTGCCGGTAGTTCCACCGACCGACGTTCGCATTTTGCGCATGCTTGAAGGGACGACACGCAAGCCCGACGAGATCATCGGCGACGTTCCCCCCAATCTCTCACCCATCACCGTCGAGAAGGTCGCGATCAACGCGGTAATGGCCGGCTGCCGGCCCGAATATATGCCGGTCGTTCTGACCGCACTCGAGGCAGCGTTGGATCCGCTCTTCACGATGCACGGTCTGTTGTGCACGACGTGCTTCTCCGGCCCCATTGTCGTTGTAAATGGACCGATTGCTCGCGAGATCGGCATGAACTCTGGCATCAATTGTCTTGGCCAGGGTAACCGCGCCAACGCAACCATCGGCCGGGCGCTTCAATTGATCATTCGCAACGTCGGGGGCGGCCGTCCGGGAGAGCTCGACCGTGCCGTGCTGGGAGGTCCTGGCAAATATACATTCTGCTTCACGGAGGATGAGTCCGATCCAACATGGATGCCGCTCTCGGTCGCGCGTGGGATCGGACGTGACAAGAATGCGGTTACGCTTTTCCAAGGTGACGGAATTCAAGGGTTCCTAGACCAGCGATCACGAACTCCCGAAGAACTCACGAAATCGCTGGCCATGTCCTTGCTCGCGGTCGGACATCCCAAGCTGTGCGAATTCACAAACGCCATGCTGGTTCTGGTGCCCGAGCACTATGCGATCTTCCGCGAAGCCGGATGGGACCGCGGACGTATCACCGAGGAGCTCCACAGGGCAATGGTACGTCCCGGAAAGGATGTGATCCAAGGCGCACATGGTGTCGGCGAAGGCATCGACCGAAAGCGGGTCGACGAAATGGTCAACAAGTTCTGGCCTGAAGGCCTCCTGATCGTTCAGGCTGGTGGACAGGCGGGCTTGTTCTCAGCGATCTGCGCCGGTTGGACCGGTGGCCGTTTCCGGAATGAATCAAAGCCAGTCACCAGGGAGATTACCATATGA
- a CDS encoding SDR family oxidoreductase, producing the protein MGTEQKVVVITGASQGFGAGLVKAYSDRNYRVIANSRSIKPSTDPDILTIAGDVADPKTADRIVEEGLARFGRIDTLINNAGIFIAKPLINYTEEDYASVVAINLGGFFRITKRVAAEMLKQGSGHIVQITTSLVDHANSNVPSVLASLTKGGLNAATKSLAIEYAKKGVRVNAVAPGVMKTPMHAPEKHEFLAKQHPVGRMGEIQDVVDAILFLENAPFVTGEILHVDGGQSAGR; encoded by the coding sequence ATGGGAACTGAGCAGAAAGTAGTTGTCATCACCGGTGCATCGCAAGGCTTCGGCGCCGGACTCGTGAAGGCGTACAGCGATCGCAATTACCGCGTGATTGCCAACTCACGCTCCATCAAGCCCAGCACGGATCCGGACATCTTGACGATCGCGGGCGACGTCGCGGACCCCAAGACGGCTGATCGCATCGTCGAGGAAGGCTTGGCACGTTTCGGACGTATCGACACCCTCATCAACAATGCGGGGATATTCATCGCCAAGCCGCTGATCAATTATACCGAGGAAGATTATGCTTCGGTCGTTGCGATCAATCTTGGAGGCTTCTTCCGGATCACCAAACGCGTCGCGGCCGAAATGTTGAAGCAAGGCTCCGGCCATATCGTGCAGATTACGACCAGCCTCGTAGATCACGCCAACAGCAATGTTCCCTCGGTCCTAGCCTCGCTAACCAAGGGTGGGCTGAACGCAGCCACGAAGTCGCTCGCGATCGAGTATGCAAAAAAGGGAGTCCGGGTTAACGCCGTTGCTCCTGGTGTCATGAAGACGCCAATGCATGCTCCCGAAAAGCATGAATTTCTTGCAAAGCAACATCCTGTCGGGCGGATGGGAGAAATTCAGGACGTCGTCGACGCGATCCTCTTTCTCGAAAACGCTCCCTTCGTCACCGGCGAGATTTTACACGTCGACGGCGGCCAGAGCGCCGGTCGCTGA